In Cydia pomonella isolate Wapato2018A chromosome 12, ilCydPomo1, whole genome shotgun sequence, the sequence TCGTATTTAGGAAATTTGCCTATTTTTGATCATAAGACTACCGAGTGGGCGATATTCAAGAGCCGGTTAACAAAGTTTTTTCTAGTGAACGGTATATCggaagtagaaaaaaaaagtgccaTCACGATTACACATTTATCGGATGAAAGTTATCGGTTAGTGCGCAATTTAGCTTATCCAAAGGAGATAGATTCCTTAAGTTATGACGCGCTGGTTTTATTACTCGACGAACATTTCAAACAAAAGCAGTGTACTTTTGCGGATAAGGCGAAGTTTTTCGGGGCGATGAAGAGTGCAGACGAAACGTTGAGCGAATGGGCGGCAAGATTAAGAGGTCTGGCAAGTTATTGCGATTTTGATTCTGCCCTGGAGACGAACCTCAGGGATCGTTTCGTGCTCGGTCTGGGCTCAGGTTCCGTGCGCGATAAACTATTCGAGCAAAAGCCATCGTCACTAAACTTTGCCAAGGCTTTAGAGTTGGCAGAACAGACGGAGAGTGCCCGAGAAGCGAAATTAATTACCATTAAGGAGGAGCCAGTTTTTCGAGCGCAAACGGAGGGTGGATATCGCGGTGGCGCGAGAGGCGCGCGCGGTCGCGCTAGCGCGAGCGGCAGCGGTCAGCGGGATCCACGTTCGACTCCCGAGCAGTGTACGGTTTGCGGAATGAAAAATCAT encodes:
- the LOC133523600 gene encoding uncharacterized protein LOC133523600, whose protein sequence is MSQSYLGNLPIFDHKTTEWAIFKSRLTKFFLVNGISEVEKKSAITITHLSDESYRLVRNLAYPKEIDSLSYDALVLLLDEHFKQKQCTFADKAKFFGAMKSADETLSEWAARLRGLASYCDFDSALETNLRDRFVLGLGSGSVRDKLFEQKPSSLNFAKALELAEQTESAREAKLITIKEEPVFRAQTEGGYRGGARGARGRASASGSGQRDPRSTPEQCTVCGMKNHTEINCRYKSYKCQKCGKKGHLKKVCGESARVHNVSVGESSSLNRSEVDDCEECQMFNLRFQN